One Solanum lycopersicum chromosome 4, SLM_r2.1 DNA window includes the following coding sequences:
- the LOC101247513 gene encoding uncharacterized protein isoform X1, whose protein sequence is MQRRSKMGLLMRNFLVLFCWMILAVNAEEYVTYKDPNKPLNRRIKDLMKRMSLEEKIGQMIQIDRTAATPEVMNKYYLGSVLSGGGSVPKKEASAEDWIDMINGFQKGSLSTRLGIPMIYGIDAVHGNNNVYKATIFPHNVALGVTRDPQLVKKIGSATALEARATGIPYVFAPCLAVCRDPRWGRCYESYSEDPNIVRSMSEMVPGLQGDIPSNGRLGVPFVANKQKVAACAKHYVGDGGTVKGINENNTIIDRHGLLSIHMAGYYSSIIKGVSTVMVSYSSWNGLRMHANKEMVTGFLKGTLRFRGFVISDWAGIDKLTYPWHTNYTYSILEGVNSGIDMVMLPYNYTEFIDGLTYLVNNNFVQMTRIDDAVKRILRVKFQMGLFENPLADYSLTKYLGSPEHRELAREAVRRSLVLLKNGANADEPVLPLPKKATNILVAGAHANNMGYQCGGWTITWQGLSGNTTTGTTILSAIENTVDPETKVVYKENPDSEFVKSNNFSYAIVVVGETPYAEGSGDSLNLTIPAPGPDIMTTVCASVKCVVVLVTGRPVVIQPYLAQMDALVAAWLPGTEGQGVADVLFGDYGFTGKLARTWFKTVDQLPMNVGDLHYDPLFPFGFGLTTEPVKA, encoded by the exons atGCAGAGGAGATCCAAAATGGGATTGTTGATGAGAAATTTTCTAGTTTTATTTTGTTGGATGATTTTAGCTGTAAATGCAGAAGAATACGTTACATATAAAGATCCAAACAAGCCCTTAAACAGAAGAATCAAAGatttaatgaaaagaatgagTTTGGAGGAAAAAATTGGGCAAATGATACAAATTGATCGTACTGCTGCAACTCCAGAGGTTATGAACAAGTACTACCtag GGAGTGTGTTGAGTGGTGGAGGAAGTGTGCCAAAGAAAGAAGCATCAGCAGAAGATTGGATTGATATGATAAATGGTTTTCAAAAAGGTTCATTATCAACTAGACTTGGGATACCTATGATTTATGGAATTGATGCTGTTCATGGCAACAATAATGTCTATAAAGCTACAATTTTTCCTCATAATGTTGCTCTTGGagtaacaag ggATCCTCAATTGGTGAAGAAGATTGGATCTGCAACTGCATTAGAAGCTAGAGCTACTGGAATTCCATATGTTTTTGCTCCTTGTCTTGCG GTTTGTAGAGATCCAAGATGGGGCAGATGTTATGAGAGTTATAGTGAAGATCCAAATATTGTTAGGTCAATGAGTGAAATGGTGCCTGGATTACAAGGAGATATACCTTCTAATGGTAGATTAGGAGTCCCTTTTGTTGCCAACAA GCAAAAAGTGGCTGCTTGTGCTAAGCATTATGTAGGAGATGGTGGGACAGTAAAAGGAATCAATGAAAACAATACAATTATTGATAGACATGGTTTGCTTAGTATACATATGGCAGGTTACTATAGTTCAATCATCAAAGGTGTTTCTACTGTCATGGTTTCCTATTCAAGTTGGAATGGTCTCAGAATGCATGCAAATAAAGAAATGGTTACTGGTTTTCTTAAAGGCACACTTAGATTCAGA GGGTTTGTTATTTCAGATTGGGCAGGAATTGATAAGCTTACTTATCCTTGGCATACAAACTATACATATTCCATTCTTGAAGGTGTCAATTCTGGCATTGACATG GTTATGCTGCCCTACAACTATACAGAATTCATTGATGGTTTAACATATTTAGTGAACAACAACTTTGTTCAAATGACTCGAATCGATGATGCAGTCAAGAGAATTCTCAGGGTGAAGTTCCAAATGGGACTCTTTGAGAACCCTCTTGCTGATTATAGTTTGACGAAATATCTTGGAAGCCCG GAACATAGAGAATTGGCAAGAGAAGCAGTGAGAAGGTCACTTGTTTTATTGAAAAATGGAGCAAATGCAGATGAACCAGTTTTGCCACTTCCAAAAAAAGCAACAAATATATTAGTTGCAGGAGCCCATGCTAACAATATGGGGTACCAATGTGGTGGATGGACCATTACATGGCAAGGACTTAGCGGAAACACAACAACTG GTACTACAATCCTCTCAGCCATAGAGAACACAGTAGATCCAGAAACAAAGGTTGTGTACAAGGAAAATCCAGATAGCGAATTCGTAAAGTCCAACAACTTCTCCTACGCTATAGTCGTGGTGGGAGAGACCCCATACGCGGAAGGTTCTGGTGACAGCCTAAACTTAACAATCCCCGCGCCTGGTCCAGACATCATGACCACGGTATGTGCCTCGGTGAAATGTGTCGTCGTGCTTGTCACGGGCCGTCCGGTCGTGATCCAGCCCTACCTAGCTCAAATGGATGCACTAGTAGCAGCTTGGCTACCAGGAACAGAAGGACAAGGTGTAGCTGATGTCCTGTTTGGTGATTATGGTTTTACTGGAAAACTAGCAAGGACTTGGTTCAAGACTGTTGATCAACTCCCTATGAATGTTGGTGATTTACATTATGACCCTTTGTTCCCTTTTGGATTTGGACTTACCACAGAACCTGTCAAGGCctaa
- the LOC101247513 gene encoding uncharacterized protein isoform X2 produces the protein MINGFQKGSLSTRLGIPMIYGIDAVHGNNNVYKATIFPHNVALGVTRDPQLVKKIGSATALEARATGIPYVFAPCLAVCRDPRWGRCYESYSEDPNIVRSMSEMVPGLQGDIPSNGRLGVPFVANKQKVAACAKHYVGDGGTVKGINENNTIIDRHGLLSIHMAGYYSSIIKGVSTVMVSYSSWNGLRMHANKEMVTGFLKGTLRFRGFVISDWAGIDKLTYPWHTNYTYSILEGVNSGIDMVMLPYNYTEFIDGLTYLVNNNFVQMTRIDDAVKRILRVKFQMGLFENPLADYSLTKYLGSPEHRELAREAVRRSLVLLKNGANADEPVLPLPKKATNILVAGAHANNMGYQCGGWTITWQGLSGNTTTGTTILSAIENTVDPETKVVYKENPDSEFVKSNNFSYAIVVVGETPYAEGSGDSLNLTIPAPGPDIMTTVCASVKCVVVLVTGRPVVIQPYLAQMDALVAAWLPGTEGQGVADVLFGDYGFTGKLARTWFKTVDQLPMNVGDLHYDPLFPFGFGLTTEPVKA, from the exons ATGATAAATGGTTTTCAAAAAGGTTCATTATCAACTAGACTTGGGATACCTATGATTTATGGAATTGATGCTGTTCATGGCAACAATAATGTCTATAAAGCTACAATTTTTCCTCATAATGTTGCTCTTGGagtaacaag ggATCCTCAATTGGTGAAGAAGATTGGATCTGCAACTGCATTAGAAGCTAGAGCTACTGGAATTCCATATGTTTTTGCTCCTTGTCTTGCG GTTTGTAGAGATCCAAGATGGGGCAGATGTTATGAGAGTTATAGTGAAGATCCAAATATTGTTAGGTCAATGAGTGAAATGGTGCCTGGATTACAAGGAGATATACCTTCTAATGGTAGATTAGGAGTCCCTTTTGTTGCCAACAA GCAAAAAGTGGCTGCTTGTGCTAAGCATTATGTAGGAGATGGTGGGACAGTAAAAGGAATCAATGAAAACAATACAATTATTGATAGACATGGTTTGCTTAGTATACATATGGCAGGTTACTATAGTTCAATCATCAAAGGTGTTTCTACTGTCATGGTTTCCTATTCAAGTTGGAATGGTCTCAGAATGCATGCAAATAAAGAAATGGTTACTGGTTTTCTTAAAGGCACACTTAGATTCAGA GGGTTTGTTATTTCAGATTGGGCAGGAATTGATAAGCTTACTTATCCTTGGCATACAAACTATACATATTCCATTCTTGAAGGTGTCAATTCTGGCATTGACATG GTTATGCTGCCCTACAACTATACAGAATTCATTGATGGTTTAACATATTTAGTGAACAACAACTTTGTTCAAATGACTCGAATCGATGATGCAGTCAAGAGAATTCTCAGGGTGAAGTTCCAAATGGGACTCTTTGAGAACCCTCTTGCTGATTATAGTTTGACGAAATATCTTGGAAGCCCG GAACATAGAGAATTGGCAAGAGAAGCAGTGAGAAGGTCACTTGTTTTATTGAAAAATGGAGCAAATGCAGATGAACCAGTTTTGCCACTTCCAAAAAAAGCAACAAATATATTAGTTGCAGGAGCCCATGCTAACAATATGGGGTACCAATGTGGTGGATGGACCATTACATGGCAAGGACTTAGCGGAAACACAACAACTG GTACTACAATCCTCTCAGCCATAGAGAACACAGTAGATCCAGAAACAAAGGTTGTGTACAAGGAAAATCCAGATAGCGAATTCGTAAAGTCCAACAACTTCTCCTACGCTATAGTCGTGGTGGGAGAGACCCCATACGCGGAAGGTTCTGGTGACAGCCTAAACTTAACAATCCCCGCGCCTGGTCCAGACATCATGACCACGGTATGTGCCTCGGTGAAATGTGTCGTCGTGCTTGTCACGGGCCGTCCGGTCGTGATCCAGCCCTACCTAGCTCAAATGGATGCACTAGTAGCAGCTTGGCTACCAGGAACAGAAGGACAAGGTGTAGCTGATGTCCTGTTTGGTGATTATGGTTTTACTGGAAAACTAGCAAGGACTTGGTTCAAGACTGTTGATCAACTCCCTATGAATGTTGGTGATTTACATTATGACCCTTTGTTCCCTTTTGGATTTGGACTTACCACAGAACCTGTCAAGGCctaa